The genomic stretch CAGTGGGGCTCGCGGCAACGGGTGCTGCGACGGGCGCCTCCGCTGTCGTGGCAGGTGCCGTTGCTTCAGCCGCCGGTGCCGGCGTGCTCTGCGTATCTTCTTTCTTCTTGCAACCCAGCAAAACAATAGCGGCCACAGACAGTGCCAACATGGAGCGCTTTAACATCATCCTTCGAACTTCCAGCGATGGGGGGAGCACCGATATTAGCTGGAATCTGTGAATCAGATCACGCAATCGGCGCTGGAACGTAGACCTCGCCCTTCATAAGAATGCGTGCAGAACGGGACATCACTGCTTTGGTGACCACCCATTGGCCATCGACTTCGGCGACATCTGCACCCACACGTAACGTTCCGGAGGGATGTCCGAACCGAATGGCCTCGCGTTGACCCCCGCCGGCCGCCAAATTCACAACCGTGCCGGGCACAGACGCCGCCGTCGCAATTGCAACCGAAGCAGTGCCCATCATGGCGTGGTGCAATTTGCCCATCGACAGCGCACGCACGCGCAAATCGATATCGTCTGCGGCGATCGTTTTTCCGGACGACGCGACATAGCTCGCAGCAGGTGCGACAAAGGCAATCTTGGGCGAGTGTTGTCGGGTCGCAATCTCTTCGGGTGTGTTGATGATGCCCATCTTCAAAGCGCCCGCCGTGCGGATTGCTTCAAAGCGCGCCAAGGCGGCATCGTCAGTGTTAATCGCGCCTTGCAGTTCGCTGCCCGTGTAACCAAGCGCGGACGCATCGATAAATATCGTCGGAATCCCGGCGGTAATCATGCTGGCTTTGAATGTCCCGACGCCAGGCACTTCCAGATCTTCGATGACGTGGCCCGTCGGGAACATCGAACCGCCCTCGCCTTCATCGCCCTCTGCAGGGTCGATGAACTCAAGTACGATTTCTGCTGCGGGAAAGGTCACACCATCGAGTTCGAAATCACCGAGCGCTTGCACTTCGCCGTCTTGGATCGGCACATGCACAAGAATGGTTTTTTGAACGTTCGCCTGCCACACACGCACGACACAGGTGCCATCGCGCGGGATGCGCGAAGGTTCAACCAAGCCCTCGCTAATTGCGAATGGGCCAACAGCAGTGGTCAAATTGCCGCAATTGCCGCTCCAGTCAACGAAGGCATGTTCGATCGCGACTTGTCCGTACAAATAGTCGACGTCGTGATCCGGCTGTGTGCTTTTCGAAATGATCACGCACTTACTGGTGCTGGATGTTGCACCCCCCATCCCATCTGTGTGCTTGCCATAAGGATCGGGTGAACCGATCACACGCATCAGCAACGCATCGCGGAATGCACCCGGTACACGCGCAGGTTCTGGCAAATCTTCCAACTTGAAGAACACACCTTTGCTGGTGCCACCGCGCATATAGGTGGCTGGGATTTGAAGTTGTTTGCTCATGACGTCATCTTATGCGCGGCCCAAGAAATCATTGGCGAAGCGCTGCAACACGCCGCCTGCTTCGTACACCGAGACGTCGTCATCGGAATCCAATCGGCACACAACTGGAATGGACACGGTCTCGCCATTTTGGCGATGGACCAAGACCGTCAATTCAGAACGCGGCGCAATCGCCCCACGCACATCAAACGTTTCTGTGCCATCGATCGCGTAGCTATGGCGGCTTTCACCTGGCAAGAATTCCAAGGGCAAGACACCCATACCAATCAAGTTGGTGCGATGGATGCGTTCAAATCCTTCGGCGACGATGGCTTCAACACCCGCAAGACGCACACCTTTTGCCGCCCAGTCGCGCGAGGAGCCTTGGCCGTAATCTGCACCGGCGATGATGATCAACGGTTGGCCTCGGTCCATGTAGGTTTCAATGGCTTCCCACATGCGCACCACTTTTCCTTCCGGCTCAATCCGCGCCAACGAGCCCTGTTTCACGCTGCCGTCCTCGTTCTTCACCATTTCATTGAAGAGCTTGGGATTGGCGAATGTGGCGCGTTGTGCGGTTAAGTGATCGCCGCGGTGCGTTGCATAAGAATTGAAGTCTTCTTCGGGCACGTCCATCTTCGCCAAGTACTCGCCCGCCGCGCTGGACGCCATGATGGCGTTCGATGGCGACAAGTGATCCGTGGTGATGTTGTCGCCCAAGACCGCCAAGGGACGCAGACCCGTCATGGTGCGCGGTTTGGCCAAGGCCCCTTCCCAGTACGGCGGACGGCGAATGTAGGTCGACTTTTCGCGCCAGTCGTACAGCGGCGAAACTTTCAAACGCGTGCTGCCACTGCGATCAAACATCGGGTCATACACCGCCGTGAAATGCTCGGGCTTCACCGCGCGCTTCACCAAGGCGTCGATCTCTGCGTCGCTTGGCCAAATGTCCTTTAAGTAAACCGGTTGGCCCGATGCGTCGACACCCAACACATCTTTCTCGATGTCAAAACGCACGGTGCCGGCAATGGCATAGGCCACGACCAAAGGCGGTGAGGCGAGGAACGCTTGCTTTGCGTAGGGGTGAATACGTCCGTCGAAGTTGCGGTTGCCCGACAACACGGCAGTCGTATACAAATCGCGCGCAATGATTTCTTTCTGGATGTCCGGGTTCAATGCACCGCTCATCCCGTTGCACGTGGTGCACGCAAACGCCACGATGCCGAAGCCCAGCTGTTCAAGTGCCGTTTTCAGCCCCGCTTCTTGCAAATACAATGCGACCGCTTTCGAGCCCGGCGCGAGAGACGATTTCACCCAAGGCTTGCGCGTCAATCCTTTGGCGATGGCGTTGCGTGCGATCAAACCCGCGGCAATCACGTTGCGCGGATTCGAGGTGTTGGTGCAGCTCGTGATGGCCGCAATAATCACCGCGCCATCCGGCATCAAGCCTTCGGCTTCTTGTGCTTCGGCGCCTGCAAGGTCGCGGGCAATGCCGCGCTCTGCCAATGCAGACACCGGCAATTGCGCATGCGGATTGGACGGCCCAGCCATGGTGCGGGTGACGCTTGAGAGATCGAATTCAAGGACGCGCTCGTAGTCCGCGTCGCGCAGGCTGTCTGCCCACAAACCCGCGGTCTTGGCATAGGTTTCGACCAAGGCCACTTGCGCGTCGCCTCGACCCGTCAGACGCAAGTAGTCGAGGGTGTTGTCGTCGATATAGAACATCGCCGCCGTGGCGCCGTATTCGGGTGCCATGTTGCTGATCGTGGCGCGGTCACCCACAGTCAATGCCGCCGCGCCTTCGCCATAGAACTCAAGGAATGCACCCACCACTTTTTCTTTGCGCAAGAACGCCGTGAGGGTCAGCACGATATCGGTGGCGGTGATGCCAGGCTGCGGGCGCCCTGTCAGTGCAACGCCGACGATGTCCGGCAGGCGCATCCACGAAGCACGACCCAGCATGACATTTTCAGCTTCAAGCCCGCCAACACCGATCGCAATGACGCCCAATGCATCCACATGTGGCGTGTGGCTATCGGTGCCGACGCAGGTGTCCGGATACGCGACACCGTCAGTCACACCCACCACCGGCGACATGCGTTCCAAATTGATCTGATGCATGATGCCGTTGCCTGGCGGCACCACATCCATATTTTCAAACGCGTGTCGCGTCCATTCAATAAAGTGGAATCGATCGTCGTTGCGGCGATCTTCGATGACGCGGTTTTTGATGAAGGCCTCTGGGTCCGTGCCATCGGCTTCTACCGCCAAGGAATGGTCGACGATCAGCTGCACCGGCACCACAGGATTCACAGCGGCCGGATCACCGCCTTGTTCGGCAATCGCATCACGCAGACCTGCCAAATCGACCAAGGCCGTTTGCCCAAGAATGTCATGACAGACCACGCGTGCCGGGAACCACGGGAAATCCAGATCCCGTTTGCGTTCGACCAACTGTCCTAGAAAATCGGCAACGCGCTCAGGTGCCGCGCGACGCACGATGTTCTCGGCAAACACACGACTTGTATAGGGCAGCCCTTTCCAAGCGCCCGGATGTAAGGCCTCCACCGCAGATTGCGCACTGAAATAGGAGAGATCGGTGCCCGGCAGTGGTTGTTTGTGTTCGGTATTCATGTGCACTCCGTTTGAACCCCCATTTTACGCGCCTGCCTGAAACGCCGACTGTCAAGGTCACTTGACACAAGATAGTTAGGCCGCGTAGTCTTGTGTCAAGCGTCCTTGACACATCAACGGACGCGCACGAAAAAGAGGGAGAGTTTCATGTTTTCGCTGCCAAGTTTTGAGATTCGAATGCGTTTTGCACTGGGCTTGGCCCTCGTGTTCGCCGGCGTGGCCCTTGCGGGTGTGATGTGGCCGGGGTTGATGCCCGAAACGGTGCACGGCTTTTTCACCGGTGTCAGCGTCGGCCTGTTGCTGTGCTGGGTGTGCTTTATGTTGTTACCGCGGTGGTGCAAAGACGCCATGGATATCCAGCGTCAAACCAAGGCAGGCCGGCAGTATTTGCGCCGAATGATGCCCGCCATGTTCGCTTACGTCATCCTGCTGCCGATATCCATTTTTCTGATTCGCCGCGGGATCGATCAAGTCTTCGTTCGGGCCTTGGTCGCGCTCTTGCCGGTCTTGCCGATTGCTTTGATCTTGTTTGCCTTCATTGAGTACGTACGCAATGTCGACGAATTTCAACGCAGGGTTGAGCTTGAATCGATTGGCATCGCCGCTTTGGTTGTGTCGCTCGGCTATATGTCAGCGGGCTTCCTGCAACTGGCCAAGGTCATTCACTTTGATGCGGGTGCGGCGATGATTTGGGTCTTTCCGGTCCTCTCAATCAGCTATGGCTTCGGCAAGTTGTTAGCGTTGCGCCGCTATCAATGAACAACCGTCTGCGCGACCTTCGTGAACAAATGGGCTGGTCACAAGCAGCGCTTGCCGAGCTGTTGGACGTGTCGCGCCAGACAATCAACGCGTTAGAAACTGGCAAATACGATCCGAGCTTGCCACTCGCCTTCAAGATCGCACACGTCTTTGACGAATCGATCGAAAGCATTTTCATCTACGAACACCCGGATTCCAAAGGAAGTTAATTCATGCAACGCAAATACAGAGTCCTGCTGGCGCTCGTTGCCCTGCTCGCCTTATTCGGCTATCGCTATTGGCAAAGCCACGCGCCGAAAAAGGCGACGGCAACAGCGACCGCCACTACGGGTAAGCACGCTGCGTCCGACGAATCGGTCAAGCGTCGTCACTACGGTGCGCTGACCTTCAATCCTTGCACCCTTTCATCACCGATGGTGCGTGAAGGTGTCACCGCGCAATGCACGACGTATGAAGTGCTCGAGAATCGCAGCAAGCCAGACGGCCGCAAGATCAAGCTCAACATTGCTTGGATTCCGGCGGACGAAGATGCCGAGCTGCAACCTGATCCCGTGTTTTTCATTGCCGGTGGCCCAGGACAATCCGCCGTGCAAAGCTATCCGCAGTTGGCCGCGTCATTCAAACGCATTCTCGACAAGCGCGACGTGATTTTGGTCGATCAACGTGGCACGGGTGATTCCAATCCGCTGAAGTGCAGCAGCAAAGACGCGGAAGGTGATCCGGCAGACGCCGTCACGCCAGCCGCGATCGAAGCGGCAACGCGCGAATGCGTGGCCGAGCTCTCGAAGATTGCAGATCTCACGCAATACGACACCACAACGGCCGTTGCCGATTTGGATGACGTGCGTAAAGCCTTGGGTGCCGAGAAGATCAATGTCATGGGCGTGTCCTACGGCACCCGCGTTGCGCAACAGTACGCCATGCGCTATCCGCAAAGTACACGCACGATCGTGTTGGATTCCGTTGTGCCGAACAGCACCATCCTCGGCAATATCTGGGCGCGCAATCTGGAAGACGCATTGACGCGTCAGTTCGCCTTGTGCACGCGCAACGAAGCTTGCGTCAAAGCCGTAGGCAACCCGCGTGAATCATTGGACATCGTGATGGCCACCCTGCGTAAGGGCCCGGTACCGGTGACCTATCGCGACCCCACCACCGGTGAATTCAAATCAGACACGCTGAAGGCAAATGAAGTCGCCAACCTTGTTCGCATGTTTGCGTATATGCCGGCGATGGCCGCTTTGATTCCGCATCAATTGCATGAAGCCGCGCAAGGTCGCTACGAGAGCCTGAAAGCCATGTCCGACATGCTGACCTCGGGTCTGGAAGACCAAATGATGATGGGCATGCAGATGTCGGTCATCTGTACAGAAGACGGTGACAACGTGGTCTCGGATGCGGCCGACAAGAACACCGTGCTTGGCACCAGCCTGACCGATGCGATGTCGACGATGTGCAAGGTTTGGCCCAAAGGCAAGATGCCGGCTGACTTCCACAACCCGTTGTCCACTGACGTCCCGGCGCTGGTGTTGGAAGGCGAATTGGATCCTGTCACGCCGCCCAAATTTGGCGAGGAAACCGTCAAGACCTTGAAGAACGGTCGCTTGTTTGTGCTGCGCGGCCAAGGCCACAACGTGATTGGTGTGGGCTGTATGCCGAAGCTGTTCGCGAAATTCATTGAAACCGCGGATGCGAAACAACTCGATGGCAAATGCCTCGACAACCTGTCGTACACGCCCCCCTTCACTTCCTATAACGGATGGACCCCATGATCACGGCGGAATCCTTACATAAAACCTTTGCCGGTAAAGGCAAGAAAGACGCGCCGGTCGTCGCGGTCAACAATGTGGGCTTTACCGCCCGCGACGGCGAAATCACCGGGCTCCTCGGCCCGAACGGCGCCGGCAAGACCACCACGATGCGCATGCTCTACACGCTCATGCGCCCAGACCAAGGTCGCGTCTTGGTCGATGGTATCAATGTTGCGGATGATCCGATTGCGGTCCGGAGCAGCATCGGTGTGCTGCCGGATGCGCGTGGCATTTACAAGCGACTGACGGCACGCGAAAACATCCGCTACTTCGGCGAGTTGAATGGCATGAGCAGTGCGGCCATCGAAGCGCGCATCGCCTCCTTGGCGAAAGCACTTCAAATGGAAGACTTTCTCGATCGTCAAACCGAAGGTTTCAGTCAAGGTCAACGCACCAAGACAGCCATCGCGCGCGCATTGGTGCATTCACCGAAGAACGTGATTTTGGATGAACCCACCAATGGTCTGGATGTGATGACCACGCGTGGCTTGCGCACATTCTTGCGCCAGCTGAAACAGGAAGGGCATTGTGTGATTTTCTCCAGTCACATCATGCAAGAGGTGTCTGCTTTGTGCGATCGCATTGTGATCATTGCCAACGGTCGCGTCATGGCCGAAGGCACACCGGATGAACTTCGCGACAAGGCGGGTGAACAAAATCTTGAAGACGCGTTCGTGCGTCTGATCGGTACTGAAGAAGGATTGCACGCATGAGCCGCTTGAAGACTGTATTGACCAAAGAGCTCAGAGAGCTGTCGCGTGATCGCAAGACACTCGGCCTGACGTTGTTCATGAGCCCCGTGTTGATCGTGTTGCTGATCTTCGGCATGGGTACATTCATGAAGAAGAAGCACGACTCGCAAATGGACAAGGAATTGAACATCGCCATGGTCGGCGCGGAATATGCGCCGAACCTCGTTTCGTACTTGAAAGCGCAGGGTATCCATCTGAAGCAAGTGTCTGATCCTGATGCGTCGATTCGCAATCAAGATGAAGATGTCTATTTGCGCATCGGTAAAGACTTCGACGAGAAGTGGCGCAAAGGCGAACCGGCGATGGTTGAAGTCGTGAGTGATTCGACACGCCAAGATGCGTCGATTCCGGCGCGACGTCTGCAAGCGGAACTTCAGGGCTACAACCAAGTTGTCGGTGGTCTTCGCTTGGTCGCTCGGGGTATCTCGCCGGCCGTGATCTCGCCGATGGTGGTGACCAACAAGGATCTTTCCACACCTGAAGCGCGTAAGGGCTTGGCGCTGTCGTTCTTGCCGTACTTGTTGATTCTCGGCGGATTCATTGGTGGCGCGGCGTTTGTGATCGACATGACTGCGGGTGAGCGCGAACGTCAATCTTTGGAACCGTTGTTGACCACGCCTGCATCGCGCAACGAAATCGTGTCCGGGAAGATCTTGGCCTCGGTGTGCATCGGCATGTTGAGCGTGTTCTTTACCTGTGTAGCATTCAAGTTCGCCGCGGTGATCACACCGGGTCTGGGCACCATGATGGACGTCAGCATGCTGGCCGTTCTGAAGATGATGTTGATCTTGGTTCCGATGGTCGCGATCGGTTCGGCCTTGCTGACGGTGATTTCTTCCAACGCGAAATCGGTGAAAGAAGCACAGAGCTATATGTCGATGCTGATGTTGTTGCCGATGCTGCCGACCATCATCTTGATGATCAATCCGGTCAAGAACCAGCTGTGGATGTTTGCGATCCCGTTCTTGTCGCAAAACCAATTGTTGTTGAAGGTCTTGCGTAGCGAAAACATCGCGCTGTTGGAATGGCTCGTCTACTTCGGCGCCAATCTGGCCATCGCTTGGTTGTTGTGGTTCGCAGCGGTCAAGCGGTACCAAAACGAGAAACTTGCGGTGGCTTCCTAAGCGCACAAAAAAAGCCCGGGGAAACCCGGGCTTTTTTCTTGGCTTCGACTTCGTAAATTACGGTTGGAAGTTGATGGTGCGACGAGTGGTTTGCGCACTCGAAATCGGCTTGAAGCGCCATTTCTTCACGGCGTTCACCGCATCACGATCGAACAGACGTGAAGTCGAATCCACCACGCGTGCGCTACTGACCGAACCATCCGGGTCAACCGTGAATTCAACTTGCACGGTGCCACCTTGATTGGTACGACGTGCAGCAGCCGGGTATCGCGGGCTCGGTGCAGAGACCACAACAAGCTCATTTGAGCCACCACTGGAAGGACGCGCTGCCGGTTGTGCGGCCTGTGCACGTTGTGCCGCGGCACGATCAGCAGCGGCCTTATCCGCAGCTGCTTTATCTGCGGCAGCCTTGTCTGCGGCGGCCTTATCTGCAGCAGCGCGAGCGGCTACGGCATTGGCGGCCGATTGTTGCTCTGCACGTACTTTGTCTGCAGCTTGCTTCGCAGCCAATTCTTTAGCGGCTTGTTCTTGAAGCTTCTTTTGTTCTTCAATGCGCTTCTTGTTGAGCTCAGCTTCCTTGGCCTTTTCGGCCTCGGTCAATGCAGGCGCATTGGCAGCTGCAGTCGCTGCAGCCTTCTCACCTTCGCTGATCGAGTTCATCAGGCGCGGCAATGCAGGTGCTGCATTGTCGGTTTTCTCAAGCAAGGCGTAGAGGCGCTTTGCTTCCGGGAAATCTTTACGTGCGATTGCTTGCTCCGTCGCCATCACGGCATACGGTTGCAAATCAGTCAATGCCGAAGAAACGCCCGGATCACTGGCAGACTTGTCACGCAACGCGAGGTAGTACTCCATGGCGTTGTCGCCGGCAGGCGCATACATACGTGTATCTGCCAATGCCTTCTGCGCGGCTTCGCGCAATTGTTCCGCACTCATCGCCGCAACCGCGCTGGACACAGCAGCCGGTGGTGGTGTGGCGGCGGCTTCAGCAGGTGTTTGACCCGCCGTCGTAGCTGCATCATCTTTCTTACAAGCGACAATGCCGCTTGCCAATACAGTGCCCAGTGCGGCCACTGCCAAGTAACGCATCGCGCCCGGACGGGCGTGTTTTGCGCGCTGATTCATGTTTTCCCCCATGGGATAGCGTATTGACCCAGTTGCCATACAACGATGACGTGAGCCGCTTGTCAACTGTACGCACGTGTTTTTCGCGATCACCGTCGCAATCGACTTTCCTATTTGCCGATACAGAAGGTCGAGAAAACCGCGCCAAGTAAGTCATCCGGCGTCACCCGTCCGGTGATTTCACCCAGGGCGTCATGACAGCGACGCAAATCATCTGCACAGAGATCGATATGGCCTGAACCGCATTCAGCTATCGCGTTGCGCAAGTCTTGCTGCGCGCGAACCAGTGCTTCGACGTGGCGCGTGCGTGCCGTAAAGGCGCCCTCGCCCATCGCGCGCTGCGCATGTTCAACAATCGCGGCACGAAGCGTATCCAAGCCTTCACCCGTTTGCGCGGAGACAACAATCGCATCTACCGATTGCACTTGGGCCAAATCACCTTTGTTGATGACCCATATCACGGCACCCGAGGGCGGCAGTTCATCTCGCAAGCGCGCGCGACCGAGCTGTGCTTCTTGCGCGTCTACCACCGCAATGATCAGGTCTGCCGCTTTCAATGCACCGCGCGCGCGTCGCATGCCTTCGGCTTCGATCACATCTTCGGTGACGCGCAAACCCGCGGTATCGATCAAGGTGAGTTCAATGCCGCCAACGCGCACCGTCTCTTTAAGCACATCGCGCGTGGTACCCGCCACATCCGTCACGATGGCGCGATCCACGCCGGCCAGTGCATTCAACAGCGAACTCTTTCCGACGTTCGGTGCGCCGACTAGCGCCGCGTGCAAGCCGTCGCGTAACTTCTGACCTTGCTGCGCTTCGTGCAAAGTGTCTGCCAACGCCTGTTCCAAACCGGCGAGCCGCTCGGCGATGCGCACGATGCCGTCGGTGTCGATCGGTTCGTCAACAAAATCGATGGACGCTTCAATCTGCACACGAATGCGCAAGATGTCGTCGGCGAGTGCGTCGACGCGTTTGGAGAACGCACCTTCCAACGAACGTCGTGCTGCGCGCGCGGTTTGTGTATCTCGCGCTTCGATCAAATCCGCGATGGCTTCCGCTTGGGTGAGATCCAACTTGCCATGTAAGAAGGCCCGTTCACTGAACTCGCCTGCCACGGCGCGACGCGCACCTAAAGCGCAGGCGCAGGCCACCACCGCCTCGAGTACCACCGGGCTGCCATGGAGTTGAAGCTCAACGACATCCTCGCCGGTAAAACTTGCCGGTGCTTTAAAGGCAATCGCCACACCGTCATCCAAGACCTGCGCTTGCGCATCACGTACACGCACGTAATGCGCGTGTCGAATCTCCAATGCGCGTCCACACAGCTGCGACGCAATCGCGAACGCATCAGGACCTGACAATCGAATGATGCCGACCCCTGCCGGCACGGGCGCCGTGGCCACGGCGACAATCGTGTCAAACGCGTGGCCTGGGCGATGCATGGGCTAGTCGACGACTACGGACTTCGGTTCCGGCTTATCGCCGTACTTGCGCAGCATGTACCACTGTTGCAAAAGACCCAAGGCACCGTTGGCCACTTGATACAACACCAGACCTGCAGGCAAGAACGCCAACACGCCGCCGAAGATGACGGGCATGAACTTCATCATCTTCTGCTGCATGGGATCCATGCCCGGCGGCACCGGCGTCATGTGTTGCGTGGCAAACATGATCGCCGCGTTCAACACCGGCAACACGAAATAAGGATCACGTGCAGTGAGGTCTTGAATCCAACCCATCCACGGTGCGTGACGCAGTTCGACCGCTTCAGACAACACCCAGTACAAGGTCATGAAAATGATCATCTGCGGAATGATCGGCAAGCAGCCGCCCATCGGATTGATCTTCTCGGTCTTGTACAGATCCATCATGGCCTGTTGGAACTTGACCTTGTCGTCACCATAGCGTTCTTTCAATTGCGCCATGCGCGGTTGCACGCGACGCATCTTTGC from Lysobacter sp. HDW10 encodes the following:
- a CDS encoding ATP-binding cassette domain-containing protein, with product MITAESLHKTFAGKGKKDAPVVAVNNVGFTARDGEITGLLGPNGAGKTTTMRMLYTLMRPDQGRVLVDGINVADDPIAVRSSIGVLPDARGIYKRLTARENIRYFGELNGMSSAAIEARIASLAKALQMEDFLDRQTEGFSQGQRTKTAIARALVHSPKNVILDEPTNGLDVMTTRGLRTFLRQLKQEGHCVIFSSHIMQEVSALCDRIVIIANGRVMAEGTPDELRDKAGEQNLEDAFVRLIGTEEGLHA
- a CDS encoding energy transducer TonB, producing the protein MRYLAVAALGTVLASGIVACKKDDAATTAGQTPAEAAATPPPAAVSSAVAAMSAEQLREAAQKALADTRMYAPAGDNAMEYYLALRDKSASDPGVSSALTDLQPYAVMATEQAIARKDFPEAKRLYALLEKTDNAAPALPRLMNSISEGEKAAATAAANAPALTEAEKAKEAELNKKRIEEQKKLQEQAAKELAAKQAADKVRAEQQSAANAVAARAAADKAAADKAAADKAAADKAAADRAAAQRAQAAQPAARPSSGGSNELVVVSAPSPRYPAAARRTNQGGTVQVEFTVDPDGSVSSARVVDSTSRLFDRDAVNAVKKWRFKPISSAQTTRRTINFQP
- a CDS encoding helix-turn-helix transcriptional regulator, whose product is MNNRLRDLREQMGWSQAALAELLDVSRQTINALETGKYDPSLPLAFKIAHVFDESIESIFIYEHPDSKGS
- a CDS encoding ABC transporter permease, whose translation is MSRLKTVLTKELRELSRDRKTLGLTLFMSPVLIVLLIFGMGTFMKKKHDSQMDKELNIAMVGAEYAPNLVSYLKAQGIHLKQVSDPDASIRNQDEDVYLRIGKDFDEKWRKGEPAMVEVVSDSTRQDASIPARRLQAELQGYNQVVGGLRLVARGISPAVISPMVVTNKDLSTPEARKGLALSFLPYLLILGGFIGGAAFVIDMTAGERERQSLEPLLTTPASRNEIVSGKILASVCIGMLSVFFTCVAFKFAAVITPGLGTMMDVSMLAVLKMMLILVPMVAIGSALLTVISSNAKSVKEAQSYMSMLMLLPMLPTIILMINPVKNQLWMFAIPFLSQNQLLLKVLRSENIALLEWLVYFGANLAIAWLLWFAAVKRYQNEKLAVAS
- the prpF gene encoding 2-methylaconitate cis-trans isomerase PrpF translates to MSKQLQIPATYMRGGTSKGVFFKLEDLPEPARVPGAFRDALLMRVIGSPDPYGKHTDGMGGATSSTSKCVIISKSTQPDHDVDYLYGQVAIEHAFVDWSGNCGNLTTAVGPFAISEGLVEPSRIPRDGTCVVRVWQANVQKTILVHVPIQDGEVQALGDFELDGVTFPAAEIVLEFIDPAEGDEGEGGSMFPTGHVIEDLEVPGVGTFKASMITAGIPTIFIDASALGYTGSELQGAINTDDAALARFEAIRTAGALKMGIINTPEEIATRQHSPKIAFVAPAASYVASSGKTIAADDIDLRVRALSMGKLHHAMMGTASVAIATAASVPGTVVNLAAGGGQREAIRFGHPSGTLRVGADVAEVDGQWVVTKAVMSRSARILMKGEVYVPAPIA
- the mnmE gene encoding tRNA uridine-5-carboxymethylaminomethyl(34) synthesis GTPase MnmE; its protein translation is MHRPGHAFDTIVAVATAPVPAGVGIIRLSGPDAFAIASQLCGRALEIRHAHYVRVRDAQAQVLDDGVAIAFKAPASFTGEDVVELQLHGSPVVLEAVVACACALGARRAVAGEFSERAFLHGKLDLTQAEAIADLIEARDTQTARAARRSLEGAFSKRVDALADDILRIRVQIEASIDFVDEPIDTDGIVRIAERLAGLEQALADTLHEAQQGQKLRDGLHAALVGAPNVGKSSLLNALAGVDRAIVTDVAGTTRDVLKETVRVGGIELTLIDTAGLRVTEDVIEAEGMRRARGALKAADLIIAVVDAQEAQLGRARLRDELPPSGAVIWVINKGDLAQVQSVDAIVVSAQTGEGLDTLRAAIVEHAQRAMGEGAFTARTRHVEALVRAQQDLRNAIAECGSGHIDLCADDLRRCHDALGEITGRVTPDDLLGAVFSTFCIGK
- a CDS encoding alpha/beta hydrolase, whose amino-acid sequence is MQRKYRVLLALVALLALFGYRYWQSHAPKKATATATATTGKHAASDESVKRRHYGALTFNPCTLSSPMVREGVTAQCTTYEVLENRSKPDGRKIKLNIAWIPADEDAELQPDPVFFIAGGPGQSAVQSYPQLAASFKRILDKRDVILVDQRGTGDSNPLKCSSKDAEGDPADAVTPAAIEAATRECVAELSKIADLTQYDTTTAVADLDDVRKALGAEKINVMGVSYGTRVAQQYAMRYPQSTRTIVLDSVVPNSTILGNIWARNLEDALTRQFALCTRNEACVKAVGNPRESLDIVMATLRKGPVPVTYRDPTTGEFKSDTLKANEVANLVRMFAYMPAMAALIPHQLHEAAQGRYESLKAMSDMLTSGLEDQMMMGMQMSVICTEDGDNVVSDAADKNTVLGTSLTDAMSTMCKVWPKGKMPADFHNPLSTDVPALVLEGELDPVTPPKFGEETVKTLKNGRLFVLRGQGHNVIGVGCMPKLFAKFIETADAKQLDGKCLDNLSYTPPFTSYNGWTP
- the acnD gene encoding Fe/S-dependent 2-methylisocitrate dehydratase AcnD; this encodes MNTEHKQPLPGTDLSYFSAQSAVEALHPGAWKGLPYTSRVFAENIVRRAAPERVADFLGQLVERKRDLDFPWFPARVVCHDILGQTALVDLAGLRDAIAEQGGDPAAVNPVVPVQLIVDHSLAVEADGTDPEAFIKNRVIEDRRNDDRFHFIEWTRHAFENMDVVPPGNGIMHQINLERMSPVVGVTDGVAYPDTCVGTDSHTPHVDALGVIAIGVGGLEAENVMLGRASWMRLPDIVGVALTGRPQPGITATDIVLTLTAFLRKEKVVGAFLEFYGEGAAALTVGDRATISNMAPEYGATAAMFYIDDNTLDYLRLTGRGDAQVALVETYAKTAGLWADSLRDADYERVLEFDLSSVTRTMAGPSNPHAQLPVSALAERGIARDLAGAEAQEAEGLMPDGAVIIAAITSCTNTSNPRNVIAAGLIARNAIAKGLTRKPWVKSSLAPGSKAVALYLQEAGLKTALEQLGFGIVAFACTTCNGMSGALNPDIQKEIIARDLYTTAVLSGNRNFDGRIHPYAKQAFLASPPLVVAYAIAGTVRFDIEKDVLGVDASGQPVYLKDIWPSDAEIDALVKRAVKPEHFTAVYDPMFDRSGSTRLKVSPLYDWREKSTYIRRPPYWEGALAKPRTMTGLRPLAVLGDNITTDHLSPSNAIMASSAAGEYLAKMDVPEEDFNSYATHRGDHLTAQRATFANPKLFNEMVKNEDGSVKQGSLARIEPEGKVVRMWEAIETYMDRGQPLIIIAGADYGQGSSRDWAAKGVRLAGVEAIVAEGFERIHRTNLIGMGVLPLEFLPGESRHSYAIDGTETFDVRGAIAPRSELTVLVHRQNGETVSIPVVCRLDSDDDVSVYEAGGVLQRFANDFLGRA